A region of Malaciobacter marinus DNA encodes the following proteins:
- a CDS encoding AraC family transcriptional regulator, with product MKKNSTMKEISFKEHKLIFKNIIKKHSFAKHIHEDTYMIGICLHGKGVFTLENEKNEVNEKMIFIIPPNTVHSCISYDIDGKWNFLTCFIPKDFFENIASSICSKSNYTFKEYFIKDDKLFSHLEELIRTTLLSEKLIDEEIINFITLFCEKYMTYKEKIKTIENEKFELLFKYLKEESYELKELNFYKMAEIMKMNPYYFHRIFSKTIGLTPQSFINFLRVSKATKLLKKYDSLASVAQDCGFYDQSHFTKEFKKYHGITPKNFKNIP from the coding sequence ATGAAAAAGAACTCTACTATGAAAGAGATATCTTTCAAAGAACACAAACTTATCTTTAAAAATATAATCAAAAAACATTCATTTGCAAAACATATACATGAAGACACTTATATGATTGGAATTTGTTTACATGGGAAAGGAGTATTTACATTAGAAAATGAAAAAAATGAAGTAAATGAAAAAATGATTTTTATTATACCTCCTAATACTGTACATTCTTGTATATCATATGATATAGATGGTAAATGGAATTTTTTAACTTGTTTTATTCCAAAAGATTTTTTTGAAAATATTGCTAGTAGTATCTGCTCAAAAAGTAATTATACTTTTAAAGAGTATTTTATAAAAGATGATAAATTATTTAGCCACTTAGAAGAATTGATACGTACAACTTTATTATCTGAAAAACTTATTGATGAAGAGATTATTAATTTTATAACTTTGTTTTGTGAAAAATATATGACATATAAAGAAAAGATTAAAACAATAGAAAACGAAAAGTTTGAACTACTATTTAAATATCTAAAAGAAGAAAGCTATGAATTAAAAGAGCTAAACTTTTATAAAATGGCTGAAATTATGAAAATGAATCCTTACTATTTTCATAGAATTTTTTCAAAAACAATAGGTCTTACACCTCAAAGTTTTATAAACTTTTTAAGAGTCTCAAAAGCAACAAAACTTTTGAAAAAATATGATTCCTTGGCTTCTGTTGCACAAGATTGTGGCTTTTATGATCAATCACACTTTACAAAAGAGTTTAAAAAATATCATGGAATTACTCCTAAAAACTTCAAGAATATTCCATGA
- a CDS encoding PLP-dependent aminotransferase family protein — translation MYKLKKSALPLYIQLYTQIKEDIINNILKANTKLPSIRKMSSDYKISKTTVESAYSQLYAEGYIESHPQSGYYVSKDVIQNFTTFPIKNSNQQIEKMYKYDFYQAKHSEDVFPKKLWSKLHSKAISSINFGSYPNKQGDLSLRKELSSYLSKSRAVICDEEQIVICSGFSDSMFIISNILKEFCSSIAIEYPGYKVVQEVFSLQNYKITNIPILRNGIDLKALKQTKSKLIYVTPSHQYPTGKTIPISKRIDLINWACDNDAYIIEDDYDSELSYNNRPIPSLQGINDNQRVIYSGTFSKALSPAIRVSYIVLPKKLISMYKKIFYFSFSGVPIDIQKSLELFIKEGYWDKHIRKMRTLNKKKHDLMKKAIKEYLEDSVEIIREGSGLTILIKSKININWEKLHLLLEEKSIKVYSTTYDSNLNDNTIYLGFGGFKEDEISIAVKSFATVWFQSIKNTN, via the coding sequence ATGTATAAATTAAAAAAATCTGCTTTGCCTTTATATATACAGCTATATACACAAATAAAAGAAGATATAATAAATAATATCCTAAAAGCCAATACTAAACTTCCATCTATAAGAAAGATGTCAAGTGATTATAAAATCAGTAAAACAACAGTAGAGTCCGCATATAGTCAGTTATATGCAGAAGGTTATATTGAAAGTCATCCTCAAAGTGGTTATTATGTAAGTAAAGATGTTATACAAAATTTCACAACTTTTCCTATAAAAAATAGTAATCAACAAATAGAAAAAATGTATAAATATGATTTTTATCAGGCAAAGCATAGTGAAGATGTTTTTCCTAAAAAGCTTTGGTCTAAACTTCATAGTAAGGCTATTTCTTCAATAAACTTTGGTTCTTATCCAAATAAACAAGGAGACTTAAGTCTTAGAAAAGAGCTTTCTTCTTATCTTTCAAAATCAAGAGCTGTAATTTGTGATGAAGAACAAATTGTTATATGTAGTGGTTTTTCTGACTCTATGTTTATTATCTCAAACATCTTAAAAGAGTTTTGTTCTTCAATTGCTATTGAGTATCCAGGATATAAGGTTGTACAAGAAGTTTTTTCTCTCCAAAACTATAAAATTACAAATATTCCTATTTTAAGAAATGGTATAGATTTAAAAGCATTAAAACAAACTAAAAGTAAGCTCATTTATGTAACCCCTTCTCATCAATATCCAACAGGAAAAACTATTCCTATTTCAAAAAGAATAGACCTTATAAACTGGGCTTGTGACAATGATGCTTATATTATAGAAGATGATTATGATAGTGAACTTAGTTATAACAATAGACCAATTCCTTCTTTACAAGGAATAAATGACAATCAAAGAGTTATTTACTCTGGAACCTTTTCAAAAGCTTTATCCCCTGCTATTAGAGTAAGTTATATAGTTTTACCTAAAAAGCTTATATCTATGTATAAGAAGATATTTTATTTCTCTTTTTCAGGAGTACCAATTGATATACAAAAGAGTTTAGAGTTATTTATAAAAGAAGGATATTGGGATAAGCATATAAGAAAAATGAGAACTCTAAATAAGAAGAAACATGACCTAATGAAAAAAGCTATAAAAGAGTATTTAGAAGATAGTGTAGAGATTATAAGAGAAGGAAGTGGCTTAACTATACTTATTAAATCAAAGATAAATATAAATTGGGAGAAATTACATCTTTTATTAGAAGAAAAATCAATAAAGGTTTACTCTACTACTTATGATTCAAACTTAAATGATAATACAATTTATCTAGGTTTTGGAGGTTTTAAAGAAGATGAGATTTCTATTGCTGTAAAATCATTTGCAACAGTATGGTTTCAATCTATTAAAAATACTAATTAG
- a CDS encoding MOSC domain-containing protein: MQNKAQILFIKVGKVTTTKLENQKRKELISGIKKYPVQKAYLKRTGFLEDEQADLNHHGGENKALFLFASSSYEKINKQCNTNYKIDEVSHFGENVVLSNINEDDICIGDVYKIGETIIQITQPRQPCWKLSANTNKKEMTKFIFESGLTGWYAKVIKEGVIRKNDMFELIQRVEEKLNISILNKLIVNPSIDIGLAKKAIESKYLGKAFQNSLNKRVQAKEKDTQFEAYHT; this comes from the coding sequence ATGCAAAATAAGGCACAAATACTTTTTATAAAAGTAGGAAAAGTAACTACAACAAAACTTGAAAACCAAAAAAGAAAAGAGTTGATCTCAGGAATTAAAAAATATCCAGTACAAAAAGCATACTTAAAAAGAACAGGTTTTTTAGAAGATGAACAAGCTGATTTAAATCATCATGGAGGAGAGAATAAAGCTTTATTTTTATTTGCAAGCTCAAGCTATGAAAAAATAAATAAACAATGCAATACAAACTATAAAATAGATGAGGTGTCACATTTTGGTGAAAATGTAGTTTTATCAAATATAAATGAAGATGATATTTGTATTGGAGATGTTTATAAAATAGGAGAGACAATAATACAAATAACTCAACCAAGACAACCATGCTGGAAGTTAAGTGCTAATACAAATAAAAAAGAGATGACAAAGTTTATTTTTGAAAGTGGTTTAACAGGCTGGTATGCAAAGGTTATAAAAGAGGGCGTAATTAGAAAGAATGATATGTTTGAACTTATACAAAGAGTAGAAGAGAAATTAAATATTAGTATTTTAAATAAGCTTATTGTAAATCCAAGTATAGATATAGGTTTAGCAAAGAAAGCTATTGAGTCAAAATATTTAGGCAAAGCTTTTCAAAACTCATTAAATAAAAGAGTTCAAGCTAAAGAAAAAGATACTCAGTTTGAAGCTTATCATACTTAA
- a CDS encoding pyridoxamine 5'-phosphate oxidase family protein produces the protein MRHRTKTHLLTQEQIDNLLYRVEIGRLGTYSQDGYPYVLPMHFVHFDNKIYMHGLPKGKKIDNIKFNSNVCFEIDEMLSLLYKGVEDPCDVNTEFNSIILRGSASLVSNLNEKYRALSKIVEKFTPHLKDKELPEKMVKGTAVIKIDILDYVGRYYK, from the coding sequence ATGAGGCATAGAACAAAAACCCATTTATTAACACAAGAACAAATAGATAATTTATTATATCGTGTAGAAATAGGACGATTAGGAACATATAGCCAAGATGGTTATCCTTATGTTTTACCTATGCACTTTGTACATTTTGATAATAAAATATATATGCATGGTCTACCAAAAGGTAAGAAAATAGATAATATAAAGTTTAATTCTAATGTTTGTTTTGAAATAGATGAAATGCTTTCTTTATTATATAAAGGAGTTGAAGACCCTTGTGATGTTAATACAGAGTTTAATAGTATTATTCTTAGAGGAAGTGCAAGTCTTGTTAGTAACTTAAATGAAAAATATAGAGCTTTATCAAAAATTGTTGAAAAGTTTACTCCACACTTAAAAGATAAAGAATTACCTGAAAAAATGGTAAAAGGAACTGCCGTAATTAAAATAGATATTCTTGATTATGTGGGTAGATATTATAAATAA
- a CDS encoding transglutaminase-like domain-containing protein — MNKKNYLKESKIIDFKNENIKKLAKELFLNSSSKEQIVKNCFEYVRDEIKHSGDYKIDKVTCKASEVLESKTGWCFAKSHLLAALLRANNIPTAFCYQRLSCKEYKENLFSLHGFNAVYLEEYGWLKIDARGNKKEVDAQFIPPKEKLAFELDESEFDLGVYYSNPLDIVIKALKINSSYKQMINNMPDIKSTI; from the coding sequence ATGAATAAGAAAAACTATTTAAAAGAGAGTAAAATAATAGATTTTAAAAATGAAAATATTAAAAAGTTAGCAAAAGAGCTATTTTTAAATAGTTCTAGTAAAGAACAAATAGTTAAAAATTGTTTTGAGTATGTAAGGGATGAAATTAAACATAGTGGTGATTATAAAATTGATAAAGTTACTTGTAAAGCAAGTGAAGTTTTAGAATCAAAAACTGGTTGGTGTTTTGCAAAGTCTCATTTGCTTGCGGCACTTTTAAGAGCAAATAATATTCCTACTGCTTTTTGTTATCAAAGACTTTCATGTAAAGAGTATAAAGAAAATCTATTTTCCTTGCATGGATTTAATGCTGTTTATTTAGAAGAGTATGGTTGGTTAAAAATAGATGCAAGAGGAAATAAAAAAGAAGTTGATGCTCAGTTTATTCCTCCAAAAGAGAAGCTAGCTTTTGAATTAGATGAAAGTGAGTTTGATTTAGGAGTTTACTATTCAAATCCTTTAGATATAGTTATCAAAGCATTAAAAATTAATAGTAGTTATAAACAAATGATTAACAATATGCCAGATATAAAAAGTACTATTTGA
- a CDS encoding YciI family protein, translating to MFIINLNYEKPLEEVDKYLDAHLKYLEEQYSLGNFVASGKKIPRTGGVILSKMNFLTDLKKVLRQDPFHKANLATYEITEFVPSMAAKEFEGLKELT from the coding sequence ATGTTTATAATTAATTTAAATTATGAAAAACCATTAGAAGAGGTTGATAAGTATTTAGATGCACACCTTAAATACTTAGAAGAACAATATAGCTTAGGAAACTTTGTAGCATCAGGTAAAAAAATACCAAGAACAGGTGGAGTTATCCTTTCAAAAATGAATTTTTTAACAGATTTAAAAAAGGTTTTAAGACAAGACCCTTTTCATAAAGCAAATTTAGCAACTTACGAAATTACAGAGTTTGTTCCTTCAATGGCAGCAAAAGAGTTTGAGGGTTTAAAAGAACTTACATAA